A stretch of Microbacterium caowuchunii DNA encodes these proteins:
- a CDS encoding amidohydrolase family protein, translating into MIIDAHAHFLPKDYPADAPECFPHMEPIEDSTNRLLVFGATRFPAKEVFFEAERRIEAMDASGVDAEVISPMPPLLKYDLPAADGLSLARHVNDFTAELTSHAPERMFGLGMVPMQDPDAATAELAAIKAAGLDGVEIASNILGSSIGDEKFLPFFQEVERLGLSVFVHAMPSPMDRLPMSAMGTYVVGIEGMFAAASMILGGTAAACPDLRISFSHAAGGLAMMLPRANYFWGGSWNEEPKDPSRAVMPEDGPSPLEYARRFYYDSMVFDRRTIRYLIDLLGADRLLVGSDFPAMLREEPTAKTLMSMDLPHDEWEDISWRNAMRWLGRESAS; encoded by the coding sequence GTGATCATCGACGCACACGCCCATTTCCTGCCCAAGGACTACCCGGCTGACGCCCCCGAGTGCTTCCCGCACATGGAGCCCATCGAGGACAGCACCAATCGGCTGCTCGTCTTCGGTGCCACCCGCTTCCCGGCGAAGGAGGTGTTCTTCGAAGCCGAACGCCGGATCGAGGCCATGGACGCCTCCGGGGTCGACGCGGAGGTCATCAGCCCGATGCCGCCCCTGCTGAAGTACGACCTCCCCGCCGCCGACGGGCTCTCGCTCGCCCGGCACGTCAACGACTTCACGGCCGAGCTCACCTCGCATGCACCGGAGCGCATGTTCGGTCTCGGCATGGTCCCCATGCAGGACCCGGACGCCGCGACCGCCGAGCTCGCCGCGATCAAGGCCGCGGGGCTCGATGGTGTGGAGATCGCGTCCAACATCCTCGGCAGCTCCATCGGAGATGAGAAGTTCCTGCCGTTCTTCCAGGAGGTCGAGCGGCTCGGTCTGTCGGTCTTCGTGCACGCCATGCCCTCGCCCATGGACCGTCTCCCGATGTCCGCAATGGGGACGTACGTCGTGGGCATCGAGGGGATGTTCGCCGCGGCATCGATGATCCTCGGCGGCACCGCTGCCGCCTGCCCCGATCTGCGAATCTCCTTCAGCCACGCGGCCGGTGGTCTGGCGATGATGCTGCCCCGGGCCAACTACTTCTGGGGCGGGTCCTGGAACGAGGAGCCCAAGGACCCGAGCCGTGCCGTCATGCCCGAAGACGGGCCGTCTCCGCTGGAGTACGCCCGCCGGTTCTACTACGACTCGATGGTGTTCGACCGGCGCACCATCCGTTACCTCATCGACCTGCTCGGAGCCGATCGCCTGCTCGTCGGATCGGACTTCCCGGCGATGCTCCGCGAGGAGCCGACCGCGAAGACGCTGATGTCGATGGACCTTCCGCACGACGAATGGGAGGACATCAGCTGGCGCAACGCGATGCGTTGGCTGGGCCGGGAAAGCGCCTCCTGA
- a CDS encoding ABC transporter substrate-binding protein, with amino-acid sequence MKRIRNEGRSAARLIGSFAVVLGLGLTSVACAPGGQSDATDEGKSGEPQSGGDLTVLLDAGFAGGWATGLDPATSNTTGANLPQNSAIFGGLFTLESEEGAEAEIVPNQAESYEWTDEGRTLTITLRDGITFTDGTPMDADAVLWNWIRALNSGSTGAPRIDLKTDGPAPTLDPEFMDSLWAALPEDVNKADVESDLTAIQVVDDLTLKIQLNTVNGSLLNSFPGTNLNLIGSPTAYAEMGAEAFSLMPVAAGPFIVTSDKLNERLELEKNPDYFKEGLPYLDELTFQSVAGDQVAYQTLLAGQGDVIEGLSSVTLIEEAEKNPDVKVVLGAPTSPYVIQLNSRIAPFDDKRAREAIYYATDFDAINEGLFKGQGEMSQSFTASGGLFWEPDVEGYRTYDPEKAKEIVEELGGLKVTLGTTDIVTARSVTTALQTQWAEAGIDVEIEAQALGDVISDFVGGQWEAMLQTAGAWDPSVGIGVSVRFGSTSPYSGAPLPEGAANAGDALARGLETELDQLLADSIATIDPEERKARYAAVAKYISDEAYGPFGMAFSPAQVMRKNVYGPGLTTPIPALAVNQGVLYDRVWVESD; translated from the coding sequence ATGAAAAGAATTCGCAACGAAGGAAGGTCAGCAGCGCGGCTGATCGGCTCGTTCGCCGTCGTGCTGGGCCTGGGATTGACCTCGGTGGCCTGCGCCCCCGGCGGGCAGTCCGACGCCACCGATGAGGGAAAGAGCGGTGAGCCGCAGAGCGGCGGCGATCTGACCGTGCTGCTCGACGCCGGATTCGCGGGAGGCTGGGCCACCGGCCTCGACCCCGCGACCAGCAACACGACCGGGGCGAACCTGCCCCAGAACAGCGCGATCTTCGGCGGCCTGTTCACCCTCGAGTCCGAGGAGGGCGCGGAGGCAGAGATCGTGCCGAACCAGGCCGAGAGCTACGAGTGGACCGACGAGGGCCGCACGCTCACGATCACGCTCCGCGACGGCATCACTTTCACCGACGGCACTCCGATGGATGCCGACGCCGTCCTGTGGAACTGGATCCGGGCTCTGAACTCGGGCAGCACCGGCGCTCCCCGGATCGATCTGAAGACCGACGGGCCGGCGCCGACGCTGGACCCGGAGTTCATGGACAGCCTCTGGGCAGCCCTGCCGGAGGACGTCAACAAGGCGGACGTCGAGAGCGACCTCACCGCCATCCAGGTCGTGGATGACCTGACCCTCAAGATCCAGCTCAACACGGTGAACGGCTCGCTCCTCAACAGCTTCCCGGGCACCAACCTCAACCTCATCGGCTCGCCGACGGCGTACGCCGAGATGGGGGCGGAGGCGTTCAGCCTGATGCCCGTCGCAGCCGGCCCGTTCATCGTCACCAGCGACAAGCTCAATGAGCGGCTCGAGCTGGAGAAGAACCCGGACTACTTCAAGGAGGGGCTGCCGTACCTCGACGAGCTGACGTTCCAGTCCGTCGCCGGTGACCAGGTCGCCTACCAGACGCTGCTGGCGGGCCAGGGTGACGTCATCGAGGGTCTCAGCTCGGTCACGCTCATCGAGGAGGCGGAGAAGAACCCCGATGTGAAGGTGGTCCTCGGAGCGCCCACATCGCCGTACGTGATCCAGCTGAACAGCCGCATCGCGCCGTTCGACGACAAGCGTGCCCGAGAGGCGATCTACTACGCGACCGACTTCGACGCGATCAATGAGGGCCTGTTCAAGGGGCAGGGCGAGATGAGCCAGTCCTTCACCGCCTCCGGCGGTCTGTTCTGGGAGCCCGATGTCGAGGGCTACCGCACCTACGACCCCGAGAAGGCCAAGGAGATCGTCGAGGAGCTCGGCGGGCTGAAGGTCACCCTCGGCACCACCGACATCGTCACCGCCCGGTCCGTGACCACCGCCCTGCAGACGCAGTGGGCGGAAGCCGGTATCGATGTCGAGATCGAGGCGCAGGCCCTCGGCGACGTGATCAGCGACTTCGTCGGCGGGCAGTGGGAGGCGATGCTGCAGACCGCTGGAGCATGGGACCCGTCGGTCGGCATCGGCGTGAGCGTCCGGTTCGGTTCCACCTCGCCGTACAGCGGCGCGCCGCTGCCGGAGGGTGCGGCCAACGCCGGGGACGCCCTGGCCCGGGGGCTCGAGACCGAGCTCGACCAGCTCCTCGCCGACTCGATCGCCACGATCGATCCCGAGGAGCGGAAGGCCCGCTACGCAGCCGTCGCGAAGTACATCTCCGATGAGGCGTACGGACCCTTCGGTATGGCGTTCAGCCCCGCCCAGGTCATGCGCAAGAACGTCTACGGTCCCGGGCTGACCACGCCCATCCCGGCGCTCGCGGTCAACCAGGGCGTCCTGTACGACCGGGTCTGGGTCGAGAGTGACTAA
- a CDS encoding ABC transporter permease: MTNTVEETTSIRTEERSSLLGRVAGSPLVRLIVRRVLIAIPLLFAISVLVFALLEAMPGDPARQQAGMDATEEEVESVRKRLGLDRSPVERYVSWLLGFLTGNLGRSTVSGQSVAVLVGERMAVTMELVLLAFALSLVIALPIALLAARKPGGVFDRIVMVISMTLLAVPNYVLALLLVLVFAVSLRTLPAIGFVPIEDGLWENLRSVTLPVLALGVPISCFYARFLRGDLVEQMNSADYIETARAKGVGPWRVLWVHAFRNSSFGLLTLVGLNVGGLVGGTIIIEQIFAMPGLGMMMLQGAMSRDVAVVQICVFIFAAVAVFANLVVDVMYAVLDPRIRYGSR, translated from the coding sequence GTGACTAACACCGTCGAAGAGACGACGTCCATCCGGACCGAGGAGCGCTCGTCGCTCCTCGGCCGGGTGGCCGGCTCCCCCCTGGTCCGGCTCATCGTCCGGCGGGTGCTGATCGCCATCCCCCTGCTGTTCGCGATCAGTGTCCTGGTGTTCGCCCTCCTGGAGGCCATGCCGGGAGACCCTGCCCGTCAGCAGGCGGGCATGGACGCCACCGAGGAGGAGGTCGAGTCCGTCCGGAAGCGCCTCGGCTTGGACCGGTCCCCGGTCGAGCGGTACGTCTCGTGGCTGCTGGGATTCCTGACCGGCAACCTGGGTCGTTCGACCGTGAGTGGTCAGTCCGTCGCCGTTCTGGTGGGCGAGCGGATGGCGGTGACGATGGAGCTGGTGCTCCTCGCGTTCGCTCTCTCGCTCGTGATCGCCCTTCCCATCGCCCTCCTCGCCGCCCGCAAGCCCGGCGGGGTGTTCGACCGCATCGTCATGGTCATCTCCATGACCCTGCTCGCGGTTCCGAACTACGTGCTGGCGCTCCTGCTGGTCCTGGTCTTCGCCGTGAGCCTGCGCACCCTGCCCGCCATCGGCTTCGTTCCGATAGAGGACGGACTGTGGGAGAACCTCCGATCGGTCACCCTCCCCGTGCTCGCCCTCGGCGTGCCGATCTCCTGCTTCTACGCGCGATTCCTGCGCGGCGACCTCGTCGAGCAGATGAACTCCGCGGACTACATCGAGACCGCGCGGGCGAAGGGCGTCGGTCCGTGGCGGGTGCTCTGGGTGCACGCCTTCCGCAACTCGTCGTTCGGACTGCTGACCCTCGTCGGTCTCAACGTCGGCGGGCTCGTCGGAGGCACGATCATCATCGAGCAGATCTTCGCGATGCCGGGCCTCGGCATGATGATGCTCCAGGGCGCCATGTCCCGGGATGTCGCGGTCGTGCAGATCTGTGTCTTCATCTTCGCGGCGGTTGCCGTGTTCGCCAATCTCGTTGTGGACGTGATGTACGCCGTCCTGGACCCGAGGATCCGCTATGGCTCTCGCTGA
- a CDS encoding ABC transporter permease encodes MALADAATTARVLAPAVVDPSERSMRWAKIRRRLIVAIPGGVVGFLLVLCFIGPFVLPLPSPIGGSVLDSALPPGSPGHPLGTDVNGNDVLSRLLFGGRTSLTVAIAVNLIGTVVGGIIGAIAAYLGGITDTIIMRALDVLIAFPSLVLTIAIAQALGPSLPNTVLALCAFSIPAVARISRSATLRVVNMPFIQAAELSGSPSWRILLRHIAPNIIPQMLNFAMLGMGIVIVTEGALSFLGLGIPAPQPSWGNMIYEGQQSLSATPLLVLWPSLALLVTVLAFNLLGENVRDEMSGR; translated from the coding sequence ATGGCTCTCGCTGACGCCGCCACCACCGCCCGCGTCCTTGCCCCCGCTGTCGTAGACCCGTCCGAGCGCAGCATGCGCTGGGCCAAGATCCGACGTCGGCTGATCGTCGCGATCCCTGGTGGGGTCGTGGGCTTCCTGCTCGTCCTGTGCTTCATCGGGCCGTTCGTGCTGCCGCTGCCCTCGCCGATCGGCGGCAGCGTGCTCGACAGTGCCCTGCCTCCGGGATCCCCGGGGCATCCACTGGGCACGGACGTCAACGGGAACGATGTCCTCTCGCGGCTCCTGTTCGGCGGGCGGACCTCGCTCACGGTGGCCATCGCGGTCAATCTGATCGGAACGGTCGTCGGCGGGATCATCGGCGCCATCGCCGCCTACCTCGGCGGCATCACGGACACGATCATCATGCGGGCGCTCGACGTGCTGATCGCGTTCCCGTCGCTCGTGCTCACCATCGCGATCGCGCAGGCGCTCGGACCCAGCCTGCCGAACACCGTGCTCGCGCTGTGCGCGTTCAGCATCCCGGCCGTCGCCCGCATCTCGCGGTCGGCCACCCTGCGCGTGGTCAACATGCCGTTCATCCAGGCGGCGGAGCTCAGCGGAAGCCCGTCCTGGCGCATCCTGCTCCGGCACATCGCGCCGAACATCATCCCCCAGATGCTGAACTTCGCGATGCTCGGAATGGGCATCGTGATCGTGACGGAGGGTGCGCTCAGCTTCCTCGGACTCGGCATCCCGGCCCCGCAGCCCAGCTGGGGAAACATGATCTACGAGGGCCAGCAGTCGCTGTCGGCGACGCCTCTGCTCGTCCTCTGGCCGAGCCTCGCACTGCTCGTGACGGTGCTGGCATTCAACCTCCTCGGTGAGAACGTCCGAGACGAAATGAGTGGTCGATGA
- a CDS encoding ABC transporter ATP-binding protein — protein MTMLEKTTTGGPGGGEDDAVLTVDDLRITFSRGGKLIHAVNGLSYTLRRGRMLAIIGESGSGKSVSVRALMGLLPPSAYITGSARLHDIELIGRSDKAMREIRGRDVAMVFQDPARSLNPTMSVGAQITEALRMQSDISRKAAAERAVELLKLVRLPAAERRFHEYPHQLSGGMRQRVMIAIALAGNPKVLIADEATTALDVTTQAQIMELLVDLQERLGTAVILISHDLGLAASYADDVLVMYAGRAVEHAATGTLFRNVRMPYTKALLGAIPQLTTVPHSQLTVIGGQPPDLSALPTGCPFRPRCPKATEKCEEAPPLDEHEPGHWYACWHPVSRDDPALTGGAIDETAPEVAGPPANADTEDASAAADEHEEVVR, from the coding sequence ATGACGATGCTCGAAAAGACGACGACGGGTGGGCCCGGTGGGGGTGAGGACGACGCCGTCCTCACCGTGGACGACCTGCGGATCACCTTCTCGCGGGGCGGCAAGCTCATCCACGCGGTGAACGGGCTCTCCTACACCCTGCGGCGGGGACGGATGCTGGCCATCATCGGGGAGTCGGGTTCCGGCAAGTCGGTGAGCGTGCGCGCGCTCATGGGACTGCTCCCGCCGAGCGCCTACATCACGGGGTCTGCGCGGCTGCACGATATCGAGCTGATCGGGCGCAGCGACAAGGCGATGCGCGAGATCCGAGGACGAGACGTGGCGATGGTCTTCCAAGACCCCGCGCGATCGCTGAACCCGACCATGAGCGTCGGCGCCCAGATCACCGAGGCGCTGCGCATGCAGAGCGACATCTCCCGCAAAGCCGCGGCGGAACGCGCGGTCGAGCTGCTGAAGCTCGTCCGGCTGCCGGCGGCGGAACGGCGATTCCACGAGTACCCGCATCAGCTGTCCGGAGGCATGCGCCAGCGCGTCATGATCGCGATCGCCCTGGCCGGCAATCCCAAGGTCCTCATCGCCGACGAGGCGACCACCGCTCTGGACGTGACGACGCAGGCCCAGATCATGGAGTTGCTGGTCGACCTGCAGGAACGTCTGGGAACGGCGGTGATCCTGATCAGCCACGACCTCGGCCTGGCCGCCAGCTACGCCGACGATGTGCTCGTGATGTACGCGGGGCGCGCCGTGGAGCACGCCGCGACGGGCACCCTGTTCCGCAACGTCCGGATGCCGTACACGAAGGCCCTGCTCGGGGCCATCCCGCAGCTGACGACCGTGCCGCACTCGCAACTCACGGTGATCGGCGGCCAGCCGCCGGACCTCAGCGCGCTGCCGACCGGATGTCCGTTCCGCCCGCGCTGCCCGAAGGCGACCGAGAAGTGCGAGGAGGCGCCGCCGCTCGATGAACACGAGCCGGGCCACTGGTACGCCTGCTGGCATCCTGTGTCACGCGACGATCCGGCTCTGACCGGAGGCGCGATCGACGAGACCGCCCCGGAGGTCGCCGGTCCGCCGGCGAACGCGGACACGGAGGATGCATCCGCCGCAGCGGACGAACACGAGGAGGTCGTGCGATGA